From a region of the Aeoliella mucimassa genome:
- the folP gene encoding dihydropteroate synthase, which translates to MTNPFEPASFPVHPIEPRATSWRLRTRTLEFKSLPMWMGIVNVTPDSFSDGGRYATTDEAVEHALQLADEGADILDIGGESTRPYSEVVGEQEELDRVVPVVEKLISQTDVPISVDTSKSKVARAAMAAGAEIINDITGLEGDPEMINVVVETEAGVCAMHMQGTPQTMQDNPQYDDLIGEIRNYLATRRHVLLSAGVDLERICLDPGIGFGKTHEHNLTLAAHCGDFHSLGCPLLVGHSRKGFLAKIVGDSQADRSAATVGVALALARQGVQVIRVHEVRPAREAVLAFAAVGGLA; encoded by the coding sequence ATGACCAATCCCTTCGAACCTGCCTCGTTTCCTGTGCATCCCATCGAACCGCGAGCTACTAGCTGGCGGTTGCGAACCCGTACGCTTGAATTCAAGTCGTTACCGATGTGGATGGGCATCGTCAATGTGACGCCCGATAGCTTCTCGGATGGCGGTCGCTACGCGACCACGGATGAGGCGGTGGAGCATGCCTTGCAGCTAGCAGACGAAGGGGCCGACATTCTCGACATCGGCGGCGAGAGCACCCGACCCTATTCCGAAGTGGTTGGCGAGCAAGAAGAGCTTGATCGTGTGGTGCCGGTCGTCGAGAAGCTCATTTCACAAACCGACGTGCCGATTTCGGTCGATACCAGCAAGTCGAAAGTCGCCCGCGCGGCGATGGCTGCCGGAGCCGAGATCATCAACGATATTACCGGCCTCGAAGGCGATCCGGAGATGATCAACGTGGTGGTCGAAACCGAGGCCGGCGTTTGCGCCATGCACATGCAGGGCACGCCGCAGACCATGCAGGACAATCCACAGTACGACGACCTGATCGGCGAAATTCGCAACTACCTGGCGACACGCCGCCATGTGTTGTTGTCGGCCGGCGTCGACCTGGAACGCATTTGCCTCGACCCGGGCATTGGATTTGGAAAGACCCACGAACATAACCTGACGCTTGCCGCGCACTGTGGCGACTTTCATTCGCTGGGATGCCCGCTGCTGGTGGGACATTCCCGAAAGGGATTTTTGGCGAAGATCGTCGGCGACTCCCAGGCCGATCGCTCGGCCGCCACGGTCGGCGTCGCCCTGGCGCTGGCACGCCAAGGGGTGCAAGTGATCCGGGTGCACGAAGTACGCCCCGCCCGCGAAGCAGTGCTAGCATTCGCTGCCGTGGGTGGGCTTGCC
- a CDS encoding PQQ-dependent sugar dehydrogenase, producing MATGLDRPIYVTHAPNDPERLFVVERGGDIKILNLDDHSINTTEFATVTGINGSGEGGLLGMAFHPDYDSNGKFYVYLTGSSSNSGTNFNSLVREYTVSSENPDVASTDYTTVIEWQQPATNHNGGWIGFSPEDGYLYVMSGDGGGSNDTGSGHTSGTGNAQDITDNLLGKVLRIDVDGTNAGNYGIPDDNPFVDITGDDEIWAYGVRNPWRSSFDRQTGDLWIGDVGQSFREEVDFQSADSTGGENYGWRLREGTSATPSGGVGGNRPPGNVDPVYEYAHGSGEFEGNSLVGGYVYRGADTSVQGKYLFGDSVSDNVWMFDPSDPTGTVENILDQLTPDVGSVNGLVSFGEDAMGNLYLVDIASSLFNQTLGTGEIFRVVTDTPLPGDYNHDGTVNLADYTVWRDNLGASGLAPFVPGDGNGDGQVSSADYELWKQQFGAVQPADSPVAVPEPVAAKVAIFSLFAVGWLVVSSAPRRRLQPDRA from the coding sequence ATGGCAACCGGGCTGGATCGCCCGATCTATGTGACGCATGCACCGAATGACCCGGAGCGGCTGTTTGTGGTCGAGCGCGGAGGAGATATCAAGATTCTTAATCTCGATGATCACTCGATCAACACGACCGAGTTTGCCACCGTGACCGGCATCAACGGTTCCGGCGAAGGAGGGCTGCTCGGCATGGCGTTCCACCCCGATTACGACAGCAATGGCAAGTTCTATGTTTATCTGACAGGAAGTAGCAGTAACTCCGGCACCAATTTCAACTCACTCGTTCGTGAGTACACCGTGTCGTCCGAAAATCCGGATGTCGCGAGTACCGACTACACCACGGTAATCGAATGGCAGCAGCCAGCGACGAATCATAACGGAGGATGGATAGGTTTCAGTCCAGAGGACGGATACTTATACGTCATGTCGGGCGATGGCGGAGGCAGCAACGACACCGGCAGCGGTCATACCTCCGGCACCGGCAACGCCCAGGACATCACCGACAACCTGCTCGGCAAGGTGCTGCGAATCGACGTGGATGGCACCAACGCGGGCAACTACGGCATTCCTGATGACAATCCTTTTGTCGATATAACCGGCGACGACGAAATCTGGGCCTATGGTGTTCGCAATCCTTGGCGGTCGAGTTTCGATCGCCAGACGGGGGATCTTTGGATCGGAGATGTTGGTCAGAGTTTTCGCGAGGAGGTTGATTTTCAATCTGCCGACAGCACCGGCGGGGAGAACTATGGCTGGCGACTTCGCGAAGGAACCAGCGCGACTCCCAGCGGAGGGGTCGGCGGAAATCGTCCCCCTGGAAACGTCGACCCGGTCTACGAATACGCGCACGGATCAGGAGAGTTCGAAGGTAACTCCCTAGTCGGTGGCTATGTCTATCGCGGTGCCGACACGAGCGTTCAGGGCAAGTACCTGTTCGGCGACTCCGTGTCAGACAATGTCTGGATGTTTGATCCCAGCGATCCGACAGGAACCGTTGAGAACATTCTCGACCAACTCACGCCCGATGTTGGTTCGGTCAACGGTCTCGTCTCGTTCGGAGAAGATGCCATGGGCAATCTCTATCTAGTCGATATTGCGTCGTCCCTTTTCAACCAAACGTTGGGGACGGGAGAGATCTTCCGCGTGGTCACCGACACACCGCTGCCAGGCGACTACAACCACGATGGCACCGTGAACCTGGCCGACTATACCGTGTGGCGCGACAATCTCGGCGCATCCGGCTTGGCCCCGTTCGTGCCTGGCGATGGAAATGGCGACGGCCAAGTGTCGAGCGCGGACTACGAATTGTGGAAACAGCAATTCGGAGCGGTCCAACCAGCCGACAGCCCAGTAGCGGTGCCTGAGCCAGTTGCGGCAAAAGTGGCTATTTTTTCGCTGTTCGCCGTGGGGTGGCTGGTCGTTTCTAGTGCACCGCGGCGGAGGCTGCAGCCTGATCGGGCCTGA
- the eutB gene encoding ethanolamine ammonia-lyase subunit EutB — protein sequence MLTLTTGIAPPVQGEDLFAYMQRTEGEFDQQLYAKLLGAANDYKEGDEIVGVAAADEASRSHARQLLARTKLADLDSHAIHHDDLSDYIASVVDSANRPTSQTLTVGQLKSFLLSADEQAIKQASKGLSSVAIAAVVKLMSNDELIQVGRKVFNPLPGSNIGARGYLSARVQPNSPTDHIDDIAWQVFDAWSYGVGDLLLGTNPVSSEAKSVAAVELTLQDLLKTFGIDSLMPHCVLSHIDVQAEVEQHWPGSTELWFQSIAGSDAANATFDISIEKMRQHARSRTGRFGMYFETGQGADFTNGHSHGFDMVIHESRKYGFARALSHDVATARAKAGVPDTAWVHLNDVAGFIGPEVFRSREQLVRCCLEDIVMGKLHGLCIGLDVCSTLHMDVSLDDLDWCLDQIMPANPAYLMALPTKIDPMLGYLTTGYQDHVRIREKFGYRINDAMWQFFQQLGVVDRQGNPTEHFGDPLWVYQQYCRRKNDERPAAEIIAEGRQKLAEIRRRGVFVAEGYGEKPSQLAPELKANIHRIYDDAKQSIWAEFDQKFVESVPDVLPLATQSADRTDYILHPTSGEQLSEPALTAIETLRDKHAGEVDVQIIVSDGLNALAIMESDQLALFLSQLRQQLRKQGRKLAAQQVLVHSGRVRAGYRIGETLFGQLPGNRAILHVIGERPGTGHRTFSTYITAAAGSVWGEPNAVDHNITKVVSGIAKTALEPKKAANDVARLLAGMI from the coding sequence ATGCTAACACTGACCACCGGAATCGCTCCCCCTGTTCAAGGCGAAGACCTGTTCGCGTACATGCAACGCACCGAAGGGGAGTTCGATCAGCAGCTCTACGCCAAACTGCTCGGCGCGGCAAACGACTACAAGGAGGGCGACGAGATTGTCGGCGTCGCAGCGGCCGACGAGGCCTCGCGCTCCCACGCCCGGCAGTTGCTCGCTCGCACGAAGCTCGCCGACCTCGACTCACACGCGATCCATCACGACGACCTCTCCGACTACATTGCTAGCGTCGTAGATTCTGCGAATCGCCCGACCAGTCAAACACTCACGGTGGGCCAGCTGAAGAGCTTCTTGCTATCAGCCGACGAGCAAGCCATCAAGCAAGCGAGCAAGGGGCTATCGAGTGTAGCGATTGCAGCGGTGGTGAAGCTCATGTCGAACGACGAGCTGATTCAGGTCGGCCGCAAGGTGTTCAACCCGCTACCTGGCAGCAACATCGGCGCCCGCGGGTACCTGAGCGCCCGGGTGCAGCCGAATTCGCCGACGGATCATATCGACGATATTGCCTGGCAAGTGTTCGACGCCTGGTCGTACGGGGTAGGCGACCTGCTGCTGGGAACGAATCCAGTCTCCAGCGAGGCGAAGTCGGTCGCTGCGGTCGAACTCACGCTGCAGGACCTGCTCAAGACATTTGGCATCGACTCGCTGATGCCGCACTGTGTGCTCTCCCACATCGATGTTCAAGCCGAAGTCGAGCAACACTGGCCCGGCTCCACGGAACTGTGGTTCCAGAGTATTGCGGGGAGCGATGCCGCGAACGCGACGTTCGATATTAGCATCGAGAAGATGCGGCAGCACGCTCGGTCGCGGACCGGGCGGTTTGGCATGTACTTCGAAACAGGGCAGGGGGCCGACTTCACCAACGGCCATAGCCATGGCTTCGACATGGTGATCCACGAATCACGCAAGTATGGCTTCGCCCGAGCCCTGAGTCACGATGTCGCTACGGCCCGCGCCAAAGCCGGCGTGCCCGACACTGCGTGGGTGCACCTGAACGACGTGGCCGGGTTCATCGGACCTGAGGTGTTTCGCTCCCGCGAGCAGCTAGTCCGCTGCTGCCTGGAAGACATCGTCATGGGCAAGCTGCATGGTTTGTGCATCGGGCTCGATGTTTGCTCCACCCTGCACATGGACGTGTCGCTCGACGATCTCGACTGGTGCCTGGACCAAATCATGCCAGCCAACCCGGCCTACCTCATGGCGTTGCCGACCAAGATCGATCCCATGCTCGGGTACCTGACCACTGGCTACCAGGATCACGTTCGTATTCGCGAAAAGTTTGGCTACCGCATCAACGACGCGATGTGGCAGTTCTTCCAGCAATTGGGGGTCGTCGATCGCCAAGGGAATCCCACGGAGCACTTTGGCGACCCGCTATGGGTATATCAGCAATACTGCCGCAGGAAGAACGACGAGCGACCAGCTGCTGAAATCATTGCCGAAGGTCGGCAGAAGCTAGCAGAAATTCGCCGCCGAGGTGTGTTTGTCGCGGAAGGCTATGGAGAGAAACCTTCGCAGCTGGCGCCTGAACTGAAGGCAAATATTCATCGCATCTACGACGACGCGAAGCAAAGCATCTGGGCTGAGTTCGATCAGAAGTTTGTCGAGTCGGTTCCCGACGTGCTACCACTCGCGACTCAGTCGGCCGACCGAACCGACTACATTTTGCACCCCACCTCCGGCGAGCAACTGAGCGAACCTGCGCTGACTGCTATCGAAACATTGCGTGATAAGCATGCGGGCGAGGTTGATGTGCAGATCATCGTATCCGATGGACTCAACGCCCTGGCCATCATGGAATCGGATCAGCTAGCACTATTCCTCTCGCAGCTTCGCCAGCAACTCCGCAAGCAAGGCCGAAAACTTGCCGCGCAGCAGGTGCTTGTCCACTCGGGGCGGGTGCGGGCGGGATATCGGATCGGCGAGACCCTGTTCGGCCAACTCCCCGGAAATCGCGCCATCCTGCACGTGATCGGCGAACGCCCTGGCACCGGACATCGCACGTTTTCTACCTACATTACCGCAGCCGCAGGCAGCGTTTGGGGAGAGCCCAACGCAGTCGATCACAACATCACCAAAGTGGTCTCGGGCATTGCGAAAACTGCGTTGGAGCCAAAGAAAGCAGCCAACGATGTCGCTCGATTGTTGGCTGGCATGATTTAG